The region ATGGCCGACTCGCGGCCCGAGCCCGGGCCCTGCACCCGCACGTGCACCCGCTTCATCCCCAGCGCCAGCGCCTCCTTGGCGGCCTGCTCGGCGGCCACGGTGGCGGCGAACGGGGTGCTC is a window of Longimicrobium sp. DNA encoding:
- the rpsK gene encoding 30S ribosomal protein S11 — protein: STPFAATVAAEQAAKEALALGMKRVHVRVQGPGSGRESAIQALAAAGLNIRSIRDVTPIPHNGCRPPKKRRV